In one Natronosalvus amylolyticus genomic region, the following are encoded:
- a CDS encoding ribonucleoside-diphosphate reductase subunit alpha, translated as MSHQRTSLPIDVQSILERAFTDSQPAATVSGDGIEQTPLDADVLEDLTKEIERNCYDGASVAAVYDATLQSLTARIERYPSLKRIAGAVFRQQYYQDLLGEDDTGTAFEETYRTTFVSNLTEAHEAGLLDDRLLTQFDLEALAEYLEPDRDRAFEYMALETLVQRYFLKPETRDDPLELPQAFWMRVAMGLAIDEDEPQRRAKEFYDVLSTLEFTPSTPTLFHSGTAHPQLSSCYLTTVKDDLEHIFESYKHHAKLSKWSGGLGTDWSNLRADGALIQSTGVESTGTVPFLKISNDVTAAINRSGKRRGAACAYLECWHLDFPAFLDLRRNTGDERRRTHDMNTAAWIPDLFMKRVETDDHWTLFSPDEVPDLHGCYGKEFERRYRAAEQRAEAGELRQYERVEAATLWRTMLTRLFETGHPWLTFKDPCNVRSPQDHAGAVHSSNLCTEITLNTSPEEHAVCNLGSVNLATHVTDGELDRERLATTIETAMRMLDNVVDRCFYPTEAAERANMRHRPVGLGVMGFHDALMALEIPMASERAIETANRWQEFVSYHAILGSSKLAAEREPYPSFDGSKWDRGLLPQDTVDRLEDERGTEIPTDRTETLEWDRVRSHVAEHGMRNSNTMAIAPTATVSTINGTTPSIEPMYSNLYVKSNMSGEFTVINDQLVADLRARGCWDDEMVDRIKYHDGSIQEIDVVPDDCKELYRGAFEIDPRHQMRLTAHRQTWIDQSVSHNVFFPSTDGSLLDDVYKTAWRLGLKTTYYLRTLGASQIEKSTLDMGEYGKTQHRDATPTTETGRDTVDSESNDLCTVEDPTCDACQ; from the coding sequence ATGAGTCACCAACGGACATCTCTCCCGATTGATGTACAGTCGATACTCGAGCGGGCATTCACAGACAGTCAGCCTGCCGCCACCGTGAGTGGCGATGGTATCGAGCAGACGCCGCTCGATGCCGATGTGCTCGAGGACCTCACGAAAGAAATAGAACGGAACTGCTACGACGGTGCGTCGGTTGCAGCCGTCTACGATGCCACTCTCCAATCGTTGACGGCCCGTATCGAACGGTACCCATCGCTCAAGCGGATTGCAGGGGCGGTGTTTCGACAGCAGTACTACCAGGATTTGCTCGGCGAGGACGATACCGGGACGGCGTTCGAGGAGACATATCGAACGACGTTCGTCTCGAACCTAACGGAAGCACACGAGGCAGGGTTGCTCGACGACCGATTGCTGACCCAGTTCGACCTCGAGGCGCTCGCCGAGTATCTCGAGCCAGATCGCGACCGGGCCTTCGAGTACATGGCACTCGAAACCCTCGTACAACGATACTTCCTCAAACCCGAAACACGGGACGACCCGCTCGAGTTACCACAGGCGTTCTGGATGCGTGTGGCGATGGGGCTTGCAATCGACGAAGACGAGCCCCAACGGCGGGCAAAAGAGTTCTACGACGTTCTCTCGACACTCGAGTTTACCCCCTCGACGCCCACCCTGTTCCACAGCGGCACCGCTCACCCGCAGCTTTCCTCGTGTTATTTGACGACCGTCAAGGACGACCTCGAGCACATTTTCGAGTCCTACAAACACCACGCCAAGCTATCGAAGTGGAGTGGCGGGCTGGGTACCGACTGGAGCAATCTTCGAGCAGACGGGGCCCTCATCCAGAGCACCGGCGTCGAATCGACCGGAACGGTCCCGTTTCTCAAAATTTCGAACGACGTCACCGCCGCGATCAACCGCTCCGGAAAACGGCGTGGGGCGGCCTGTGCCTATCTCGAGTGCTGGCACCTCGACTTCCCCGCGTTCCTGGATCTGCGACGGAATACGGGGGACGAGCGCCGGCGGACCCACGACATGAATACGGCTGCCTGGATTCCCGACCTCTTCATGAAACGCGTCGAGACGGACGACCACTGGACGCTGTTCAGCCCTGACGAAGTTCCCGACCTCCATGGCTGTTACGGGAAGGAGTTCGAACGACGGTATCGTGCCGCCGAACAGCGTGCTGAGGCTGGTGAACTCCGTCAGTACGAGCGGGTCGAGGCGGCCACACTGTGGCGAACGATGCTGACACGGCTGTTCGAAACCGGCCATCCGTGGCTCACGTTCAAAGACCCCTGTAACGTTCGCTCTCCACAGGATCACGCCGGGGCGGTCCACTCCTCGAATCTCTGTACCGAGATTACGCTCAACACGAGCCCCGAGGAACACGCCGTCTGTAATCTGGGTTCAGTCAACCTCGCCACCCACGTCACGGACGGCGAACTCGATCGCGAGCGACTGGCCACAACCATCGAAACGGCGATGCGGATGCTCGACAATGTCGTGGACCGGTGTTTCTACCCGACCGAAGCGGCCGAACGGGCCAACATGCGTCACCGACCAGTCGGCCTCGGAGTAATGGGCTTTCACGACGCGTTGATGGCTCTGGAGATACCGATGGCCTCCGAACGAGCGATCGAAACCGCCAACCGCTGGCAGGAGTTCGTCTCCTACCACGCCATCCTCGGAAGTTCGAAACTGGCCGCCGAACGGGAACCGTATCCCTCCTTCGACGGGTCGAAATGGGACCGCGGACTGCTGCCACAGGATACGGTCGATCGCCTCGAGGACGAACGCGGCACGGAGATTCCAACCGACCGGACGGAAACTCTCGAGTGGGACCGCGTTCGATCCCACGTGGCCGAGCACGGGATGCGAAACTCGAACACGATGGCAATCGCACCGACGGCGACCGTCTCGACGATCAACGGAACGACACCCTCCATCGAGCCGATGTACTCGAACCTGTACGTCAAATCCAATATGTCGGGTGAGTTCACCGTCATCAACGATCAGCTGGTCGCAGACCTGCGGGCCCGGGGCTGCTGGGACGACGAGATGGTCGATCGAATCAAGTACCACGACGGGTCCATACAGGAAATCGATGTCGTCCCCGACGACTGCAAGGAGCTATACCGGGGGGCCTTCGAAATCGATCCGCGCCACCAGATGCGACTGACTGCTCACCGACAGACGTGGATCGACCAGTCCGTCTCCCACAACGTATTTTTCCCGTCCACCGACGGCTCGCTGCTCGATGACGTGTACAAGACGGCGTGGCGACTCGGCCTCAAGACGACCTACTACTTGCGAACGCTGGGTGCGTCACAGATCGAGAAATCGACGCTGGATATGGGCGAATACGGCAAGACACAACACCGAGACGCGACGCCGACAACTGAAACGGGTCGCGACACAGTGGATAGCGAATCGAACGACCTCTGTACGGTCGAAGATCCGACGTGTGATGCCTGTCAGTAA
- a CDS encoding ribonucleotide-diphosphate reductase subunit beta, giving the protein MALIDTNTEHDPNKILPIEYNWAREYYTAGVANNWVPEEIPMQADISQWDGDELSDAERQLIEWNLGFFSTAESLTANNIVLALYEYVTAPECRQYLLRQAYEEAIHTDTFIYCCDSLGFEPEYLYGMYDRIPSIAEKDAFVVDLTKAIDRPDFTLETDADIRAFVRDLIGFYVIMEGIFFYAGFAMMLGLKRQNKMVGIGQQFEYIMRDESLHVGFGVDLINQIRREHPGVWTDRFEREVIDLIAEAVRLEKLYAQKACPEGILGMSAAQFAEYVEYIADRRLDQLEIPTQYGTENPFPWLSEQVDLNKEKNFFETQVTEYQSGGNLEW; this is encoded by the coding sequence ATGGCTCTCATCGACACCAACACCGAACACGACCCGAACAAGATACTGCCGATCGAGTACAACTGGGCCCGCGAGTATTACACTGCGGGTGTCGCAAACAACTGGGTCCCCGAAGAAATCCCGATGCAAGCAGATATTTCCCAGTGGGACGGAGACGAACTATCTGACGCCGAACGGCAACTCATCGAGTGGAACCTCGGTTTTTTCTCGACGGCCGAATCGCTGACCGCTAACAACATCGTCCTCGCGCTGTACGAGTACGTGACCGCTCCCGAATGCCGACAGTACCTGCTCCGACAGGCTTACGAGGAGGCCATCCACACGGACACGTTCATCTACTGCTGTGATAGCCTCGGCTTCGAACCAGAATATCTATACGGAATGTACGACCGGATCCCGTCGATAGCCGAAAAAGACGCCTTCGTCGTCGATCTCACCAAAGCGATCGATCGACCCGATTTCACCCTCGAGACGGACGCCGACATCCGCGCGTTCGTGCGCGACCTCATCGGCTTTTACGTCATCATGGAAGGCATCTTCTTTTATGCCGGCTTCGCGATGATGCTCGGCCTCAAACGCCAGAACAAGATGGTCGGGATCGGCCAGCAGTTCGAGTACATCATGCGCGATGAGTCACTGCACGTCGGGTTCGGCGTCGATCTCATCAATCAGATCCGTCGCGAACATCCCGGGGTGTGGACCGATCGATTCGAGCGAGAGGTCATCGACCTGATCGCCGAAGCGGTCCGTCTCGAAAAGCTCTACGCACAGAAAGCGTGTCCGGAGGGCATTCTGGGCATGAGTGCAGCACAGTTCGCCGAGTACGTCGAATACATCGCCGACCGTCGACTGGATCAACTCGAGATTCCAACCCAGTACGGAACCGAAAATCCGTTCCCGTGGCTGTCCGAACAGGTCGACCTCAACAAGGAGAAGAACTTCTTCGAGACTCAGGTCACCGAGTACCAGAGCGGCGGCAACCTCGAGTGGTGA
- a CDS encoding DUF2238 domain-containing protein, with amino-acid sequence MTLLPRPSVRNQRRLTRGMQLLLVGIIVYGVLYSQPKAITNGSLALLITFAPAILERNYRVPLDPWLGLWITLAVFLHTMGSAGLYGAIGWWDHLTHAMSASVVAGIGYTFARAIHLHHEDIHIPSRFAFVFILIFVMAFGVIWELFEFGLDVAAAGTGIQMPLSQHGIDDTVRDMMFNTLGALVVATFGQVHLSGVAESVLESLGAPDR; translated from the coding sequence ATGACGCTGCTGCCACGCCCCTCCGTTCGGAATCAGCGACGACTCACTCGAGGCATGCAACTCCTGCTGGTGGGCATCATCGTCTACGGGGTCCTCTACTCCCAACCCAAAGCGATCACGAACGGCTCGCTCGCCCTCCTCATTACGTTCGCCCCGGCAATTCTCGAGCGTAACTATCGGGTTCCACTCGACCCGTGGCTCGGCCTCTGGATCACGCTGGCCGTGTTCTTGCACACGATGGGGTCGGCCGGCCTCTACGGCGCAATCGGCTGGTGGGACCACCTCACCCACGCGATGTCCGCCTCGGTCGTTGCTGGCATCGGCTACACCTTCGCTCGAGCGATCCACCTCCACCACGAGGATATTCACATCCCCAGTCGGTTCGCCTTCGTCTTCATCCTCATTTTCGTGATGGCCTTCGGCGTCATCTGGGAACTGTTCGAGTTCGGGCTGGACGTCGCCGCAGCGGGAACCGGGATTCAGATGCCCCTCTCACAGCACGGTATCGACGACACCGTTCGTGACATGATGTTCAACACCCTCGGCGCACTGGTCGTTGCCACGTTCGGACAGGTGCACCTCTCTGGGGTCGCCGAATCGGTCCTCGAGTCGCTCGGCGCTCCCGACAGGTAG
- the thsB gene encoding thermosome subunit beta, translating to MQQGQPMIVMSEDSQRVKDRDAQDYNIQAARAVAEAVRSTLGPKGMDKMLVDSMGSVTITNDGVTILQEMDIDNPTAEMIVEVAETQEDEAGDGTTTAVAIAGELLKNAEDLLEQDIHPTAIIKGFHMAAEQARAEIDDIATEIDTSDEALLQKTAETSMTGKGAEVNKEHLAQLIVDAVSSVTVETDDGDNVVDLEFLKIETQTGRAVDQSELLEGGIVDKDPVHDNMPSSVEDADILLLRDPIEVEETDVDTEVSVTDPDQLQKFLDREEKQLKDKVQHIVDTGADVVFCQKGIDDLAQHYLAKEGILAVRRAKKSDLEFLAEVVDASIVSDLESATEDDLGFGDVTRDDADELFYVTGEDSHGVTLLLRGSTEHVVDELERGVNDALDVVAQTVSDGRVLAGGGAIEVELASRLRDYADSVSGREQLAVEAFADSLELVPRVLAENAGLDSIDTLVDLRAAHDDGQIRAGLNVFSGDVEDTFEAGVVEPAHAKEQAVTSATEAANLVLKIDDIISAGDLSTDKGDDQEGAPGAGGMGGGMGGMGGMM from the coding sequence ATGCAACAGGGACAGCCGATGATCGTGATGAGCGAGGACTCCCAGCGCGTCAAAGACCGCGACGCGCAGGACTACAACATCCAGGCCGCTCGGGCGGTCGCGGAGGCCGTACGCTCGACACTCGGCCCGAAAGGGATGGACAAAATGCTCGTCGACTCGATGGGATCGGTTACCATCACGAACGACGGCGTCACCATCCTGCAGGAGATGGACATCGACAACCCGACGGCCGAAATGATCGTCGAGGTCGCCGAAACGCAGGAAGACGAAGCGGGTGACGGCACGACGACGGCCGTCGCCATCGCCGGTGAACTCCTCAAAAACGCCGAGGACCTCCTCGAGCAGGACATTCACCCGACGGCCATCATCAAAGGCTTCCACATGGCCGCAGAGCAGGCTCGCGCCGAAATTGACGACATCGCGACCGAAATCGACACCTCCGACGAGGCGCTGTTGCAGAAGACAGCCGAAACCTCGATGACCGGCAAAGGGGCCGAAGTCAACAAAGAGCACCTCGCCCAGCTCATCGTCGATGCCGTCTCCAGCGTCACGGTCGAAACCGATGACGGCGACAACGTCGTCGACCTCGAGTTCCTGAAAATCGAGACCCAGACTGGCCGTGCGGTCGACCAGTCCGAACTCCTCGAGGGTGGCATCGTCGACAAGGACCCCGTCCACGACAACATGCCATCCAGCGTCGAGGACGCAGACATCCTCCTGCTGCGTGACCCGATCGAGGTCGAAGAGACCGACGTCGACACGGAAGTGTCGGTCACCGACCCCGACCAGCTCCAGAAGTTCCTCGACCGCGAGGAAAAACAGCTCAAAGACAAGGTCCAGCACATCGTCGACACCGGTGCTGACGTCGTCTTCTGCCAGAAAGGCATCGACGACCTCGCTCAGCACTACCTCGCTAAAGAGGGCATCCTCGCGGTTCGCCGCGCGAAAAAGAGCGACCTCGAGTTCCTCGCTGAAGTCGTCGACGCCTCCATCGTCTCCGACCTCGAGAGTGCGACCGAAGACGACCTCGGCTTCGGTGACGTCACCCGCGACGACGCCGACGAACTGTTCTACGTTACGGGCGAGGACTCCCACGGCGTCACCCTGTTGCTCCGTGGCTCCACCGAGCACGTCGTCGACGAACTCGAGCGTGGCGTCAACGACGCTCTCGACGTCGTCGCTCAGACCGTCTCCGACGGCCGCGTCCTCGCGGGCGGTGGCGCAATCGAAGTCGAACTCGCCTCGCGCCTGCGCGACTACGCCGACTCCGTCTCCGGGCGTGAACAGCTCGCCGTCGAAGCCTTCGCGGACTCGCTCGAGCTCGTCCCACGCGTGCTCGCCGAGAACGCCGGTCTCGACAGCATCGACACGCTGGTCGACCTGCGTGCAGCCCACGACGATGGCCAGATCCGTGCGGGTCTGAACGTCTTCTCCGGTGACGTCGAGGACACCTTCGAGGCCGGCGTCGTCGAGCCAGCCCACGCCAAAGAGCAGGCTGTGACCTCTGCGACCGAGGCCGCGAACCTCGTCCTCAAAATCGACGACATCATCTCCGCCGGCGACCTGTCGACGGACAAAGGCGACGACCAGGAAGGTGCACCCGGTGCCGGCGGCATGGGCGGCGGCATGGGTGGCATGGGCGGCATGATGTAG
- a CDS encoding SOS response-associated peptidase, which produces MCGRYTLFLEQADLEERFDARFSEPFSPRYNMAPGQELPVIRADDPERFRHLEWGLIPDWAEDDTGGLINARAETVSTKPSFREAYENPGKRDGSKGTVQAGRCLVPANGFYEWVETDDGKQPFRVAFEDDRPFAMAGLWTRWEPSAETTQTGLDAFGGGSSETDDEPEGPRETFTVVTTEPNDLIGEYHHRMAAILEPGREREWLSAADPSSLLQPYQSAEMRAYPVSTAVNSPAVDEPSLVDPLE; this is translated from the coding sequence ATGTGTGGACGGTACACCCTGTTTCTCGAGCAAGCTGACCTCGAGGAACGCTTTGATGCCAGGTTTTCGGAGCCGTTTTCGCCGCGATACAATATGGCGCCCGGTCAGGAACTGCCGGTGATTCGCGCTGATGATCCGGAGCGTTTTCGCCACCTCGAGTGGGGACTCATCCCTGATTGGGCTGAGGACGACACTGGTGGGTTGATCAACGCCCGCGCGGAGACCGTGTCGACGAAGCCGAGTTTTCGTGAGGCCTACGAAAACCCGGGAAAGCGAGACGGTTCGAAGGGAACGGTGCAGGCCGGCCGGTGTCTGGTGCCGGCAAACGGCTTTTACGAGTGGGTCGAGACTGACGACGGCAAACAACCCTTTCGGGTAGCCTTCGAGGACGATCGGCCCTTCGCCATGGCTGGACTCTGGACGCGCTGGGAACCGTCTGCCGAGACGACGCAGACTGGGCTCGATGCGTTCGGTGGCGGCTCGAGCGAGACGGACGACGAACCCGAGGGGCCACGCGAGACGTTTACCGTCGTGACGACCGAACCGAACGACCTGATCGGCGAGTATCACCATCGGATGGCGGCGATACTCGAGCCCGGTCGTGAGCGAGAGTGGCTCTCCGCGGCGGATCCGTCGTCACTGCTTCAGCCGTATCAGTCGGCAGAGATGCGGGCGTATCCGGTTTCGACCGCGGTCAACAGTCCAGCAGTCGACGAGCCGTCGCTGGTCGACCCTCTCGAGTGA
- a CDS encoding MFS transporter yields the protein MHARTKWLLAACCFVAGDAMAMQSRGALLSRFEADFGVTESLLGLVAPAGTVGFVVAIVLVGLLAGRLDVRRTMVVGAIAMATFLFTIALAPTYWLFLFALLAQGAAAGIFRAMDRPLLSHLYADRLGRVFVLYALAWALGAVTGPIIVSGVLLVASWEWVYVLIGLLFLPIVAVVWRSSPPSGWNEQPLERAALRELLSRPGIRGTLVGMALVGGIEGAIFTWLPYYALTIMDGAIAPLALSAYLLAYVPGRYLYARVIGSMPYLRLAILTTVLAVPALAAAVWTTSTVGLLVAAFLTGLLLSALFPLLSAYGVELAPAYSGPVSSLATAATYGGIAVVPTVMGVVAEGYSIDEAMWIPVGLAVLLVLVVWRMGTVSSGRDQSTA from the coding sequence GTGCACGCTCGAACGAAGTGGTTACTGGCGGCGTGTTGTTTCGTCGCTGGCGATGCGATGGCGATGCAGTCTCGAGGCGCGCTGCTCTCGCGGTTCGAGGCGGATTTCGGGGTTACGGAGTCGCTTCTGGGGCTCGTCGCCCCGGCCGGAACCGTCGGATTCGTGGTCGCTATCGTCCTCGTGGGCTTGCTTGCCGGGCGACTCGACGTCCGGCGGACGATGGTCGTCGGAGCTATCGCGATGGCGACGTTTCTGTTCACGATTGCGCTCGCGCCGACGTACTGGCTCTTTCTGTTCGCGTTACTCGCCCAGGGGGCGGCGGCAGGAATCTTTCGGGCGATGGACCGCCCGCTGTTGAGCCACCTCTATGCCGACCGACTCGGTCGTGTGTTCGTCCTGTACGCGCTGGCGTGGGCGCTCGGTGCTGTCACCGGGCCGATTATCGTGAGCGGGGTTTTGCTGGTCGCCTCCTGGGAGTGGGTGTACGTGCTGATCGGGCTGCTTTTCCTCCCCATCGTCGCCGTCGTCTGGCGTTCGTCACCACCTTCGGGTTGGAACGAACAGCCCCTCGAGCGGGCTGCCCTTCGAGAACTGCTCTCGAGGCCGGGGATTCGCGGGACGCTCGTTGGGATGGCGCTCGTGGGCGGCATCGAGGGGGCGATTTTCACGTGGTTGCCCTACTACGCTCTGACGATTATGGACGGTGCGATTGCACCGCTAGCGCTTTCGGCGTACCTGTTGGCGTACGTTCCTGGTCGGTATCTGTACGCTCGTGTGATCGGATCGATGCCCTACCTCAGACTGGCGATACTGACCACGGTGCTCGCTGTACCGGCGCTTGCGGCGGCCGTCTGGACCACCTCGACCGTCGGCTTGCTCGTCGCGGCCTTCCTCACAGGGCTATTGCTCTCGGCACTGTTTCCGTTGCTTTCGGCCTACGGCGTGGAGCTTGCACCGGCCTACAGCGGCCCGGTGAGTTCGCTGGCGACGGCAGCGACGTACGGCGGTATCGCCGTTGTCCCGACGGTAATGGGTGTCGTTGCCGAAGGGTACTCGATCGACGAAGCGATGTGGATACCAGTGGGACTTGCGGTCCTCCTCGTCCTCGTCGTCTGGCGAATGGGCACCGTCTCGAGTGGGCGTGACCAATCAACGGCCTGA
- a CDS encoding RidA family protein, translating into MKRIISTDDAPAAVGAYSQGTTDDSLVFTAGQIPLTPDGELLDDEPIDVQTEQSLDNVTAVLEEAGASMDDVLKVTVLLADIEDFEAMNEVYAGYFDDEPPARSAFEVARLPKGVGIEIEAIASLE; encoded by the coding sequence ATGAAACGAATCATCAGCACGGACGATGCACCGGCCGCCGTTGGCGCGTACAGCCAGGGAACCACCGACGACTCGCTGGTGTTTACCGCGGGACAGATTCCACTGACTCCCGACGGAGAGTTGCTCGACGACGAGCCAATCGACGTCCAGACCGAACAGTCACTGGACAACGTCACGGCCGTTCTGGAGGAGGCCGGCGCGAGTATGGACGACGTCCTCAAGGTGACTGTTCTGCTCGCCGACATCGAGGATTTCGAGGCGATGAACGAGGTGTACGCAGGATACTTTGACGACGAACCACCGGCCCGTAGCGCCTTCGAGGTTGCTCGACTCCCGAAAGGTGTCGGTATCGAAATCGAAGCGATCGCCAGCCTCGAGTAA